The genomic stretch TGGTACGACGCGCCCGATTGTCCGCACCATTCCGAATACCCTGACGGACACCGGTTTTGGCTACAGCGGCGTGGTGTTTAACGCGCACGTTAAGCCGGAACCGCTGATGCCGTTTCTGGAAAGTTTCGGCAAGGTGATGCTGCTCGAAGAACGGCTGATCGACATATTCACCGGCTTTGCCGTCGCCGGGGTGAATTACGTGTATTACTTTATCGAATCGCTCACCGACGCAGGCGTGCTGAGCGGGTTGTCGCGTCCGCAGGCCAGCAAAGTGGTGTGGGAAAATCTTATTGGTGGCGTGGAAATGCTGAAAACCAGCGGGCTGCATCCGCGCCAGCTGATGGACATCAACAACTCACCGGCCGGTGTCGGCATTAACGGATTATACGAGCTGAATAACAGCGATTTCGCCGCCGGATTACAGCGCAGCGTGATGACCGCCGTCAGAAGAACCACCGAGCTTTCCGGCAGCAAACCGGCGTAAACCTGCCTTATTGCCCCTGTAAAAAAGGCCGGACACTTTCGCGTCCGGCCCTGATCAAAACGATTTCACTTACACGCGGAAATGCCCGACGGCGAGCGCCAGACCGGTGGCCTGTTCCTGCAAGGCAGACGCCGCGCCGGTGGATTCCTGAACCATCGCCGCATTCTGCTGCACCATGCCATCAAGCTGGGTAATCGCCTTGTTGATTTCATGAATACTCAGCATCTGTTCTTCGGACGCGTGGGTGATTTCCATCATCACGCTGCTGACATTCGACACGTTGCTGACGATTTCACTCATGCTGTCGCTGGCGAGACGCACCTGCGCGGAACCGGACGCCACGCTGGTGACCGTCGATTCAATCAGCACTTTGATCTCTTTTGCCGCCTGGGCGCTGCGCTGCGCCAGACTGCGCACTTCGCTGGCGACCACGGCAAATCCGCGCCCCTGTTCACCGGCACGCGCGGCTTCAACCGCAGCGTTCAGTGCCAGAATGTTGGTCTGGAACGCAATGCCGTCGATAACGCCGGTGATATCCCCGATTTTTGACGACGCGCTTTCAATACTTTCCATCGTCGTAATGACTTTCGTCACCACTTCGTCACCGCGTGTGGCGGCTTCTGAGGCGGATCTCGCCGTCGCGCTGGCCTGTTTGGCGGAGCTGGCGGACTGAGACACCGTGGCGGTGATCTGCTCCAGCGACGCGGCGGTTTGTTGCAGACTGGCAGCAGCGGATTCGGTGCGCCCCGACAAATCGTTATTCCCGGCGGCAATTTCATCGGCGGCAATTTTGACGGATTCGCTGGTGGTGCGGATTTCGGACATCACCTTGCTGAGCTTATCGACAAACGTATTGAACGCACGGGCGATTTGCGTCACCTCGTCATGGCCGTCGGTCGGTAAGCGTTGGGTCAGATCGTCTTCGCCGGAGCTGATGGCGTTGAGCGTATCGCGCACCACTGAAAGACGGTGGAACGATTTGGTGATGATCAGGCCAATCACGGCAGCAGAAATCAGCACGATCACAAACAGCGTAATCACCGAAGAGGTCAGCAGCGAACGCATCCCCGCCGTGGATTCGCTCTTGTCCTGCAACACCAGCGTGTACCATTCGGTGCCCGCGACCGGCAGCGCACGGACGCGTTTAGTGACGCCACTGAGCTGAATATCCACCGGCGTTTTCGCCGCGAATAAATCCTGCAAATTCACGCCTTCCGCCAGCGAACTGAACGGTTTCAGGGCCAGCTTATCGTCCGGGTGCGCAATGATCACACCGGATTTATCCACCAGCATCCCGAAACTGCCGGGCGTCGGATGGATGGTATTGACGTTATTCACCACGCTGTCCATCGAGACATCACCGGCGACAATGGCTTTCAGCGTGCCACCGTCCATAACGGGTACGGCGAATGTGACCACTAACTTACCAGTGCCCGAATCGACATACGGCGGCGTGGCAACCGGATGCCCGGCTTCTGCTGCCTGCTTGTACCACGGACGGCCCGTCGGATCGTAATCGGACGGCACGCCGGTCGGATCGGCGAATTTCGCGGTTTTATTCGCATAACCGACGTAAACGTTAGTAAATCCGCCCGCAGCGGAAATTTGCTTGAGCACCGGAACCGGATCTTCCGTTAACGCAACCTGCTGAAGTGAAGCAATCATCCCTGTTTTTGCACTGACCCAATCGCTGATCCCTTGCGTGTGGCTGGAGGTCAGGGCGTTGAGCGTGGTGTCTGTCGCCTGACTGTTGTATTTATCTGCAACGGTGTAACTGAGGAAGGTATTGATCACCAGCGAGCACACCACAATGGCGATGCAGGCGGTAATAATGCGCGAACGAATTGTCTTTAGCATGGGCGTTTCCCTGGAAGGAATCTTAAGATTTAAATAACGGCAGAAAACCGGAAAACTTGAGGTTGGTCACAGAAAAACGGAGGTTTATAGCGGTGAAACAGTGCCCTTTTTTATTTTTGCGTGAAATTTATCGTCTTCCATCCCCAACTCGCTATTCCCTGTTATTCCCGCCAGGCTTTACCGAAATTTCGTGAAACGCCTCTCAAATCTGATCACAAAACCCGCAGGGGATCTTGCGGGTTTTTTCGTCCGGTGATAGTAATGCACTACTTTACAAAATAACGTGAAGCAGGAAAGTACATTACGAATCAGTTTACAAAGGACACCCCATGTCAGAACTTAAATTTGCCACACGTCTGAACTCGTTTGCCTCGGGGGCTTATCTTTACTGGCCGGAACTGAAAGGCAAACCTTCAGTACTGCAAATGATCGAACGTGCAGCTACGGTTAAAGGATTGACACATCTTGACCTGAATTATCCCCAGCACATGACTGACGACGTCAAAACCATGCGTCAGAAAATCGAAGAAGTCGGGCTGGCGGTCAACGGGATGCAAATGCGCTGGGATGCTCCGGAATTTAAAATCGGCGCATTTACCAACCCGGACCCCAAAATTCGTCGTCAGGCGATTGAGTTAACCAAACGCGGCATCGACGCCGGGCGCGAATTCGGTGCCAGCATCATGACGCTGTGGATGGGGCAGGACGGTTTCGATTATTGCTTCCAGGCTGACTACAAAAAAATGTGGGAAGACGCGGTCAGCGCGGTGCGCGAAGTGGCGGAATATGCGCCGGACATCGACGTCAGCATTGAATACAAACCCAACGAACCGCGCGCTTACAGCATCTTCCCGAATGCCACCACCTGTCTGCTGGCGGTGGAAGAAGCCGGTTGCAAGAATTTAGGTATCACGCTGGATTTCGCGCATGTGCTGTTTGCCAATGAAGTCCCGGCGTTTGCCGCGGCGATGGTCGCACGCCGTTCACGCCTGCTCGGGCTGGATCTCAACGACGGCTGGGGCAAACGTGACGACGGCCTGATGGTCGGCTCCGTGAATCCACGCGCCACGCTGGAATTCCTGCTGCAAATGAAGCGTGACGGCTATAAAGGTGCGTATTACTTCGATACGTTCCCGGACGCCAGCGGTCTGGATCCGGTTCGCGAAGCCGAAACCAATATCGCGACCGTGATCCGTTTACTGAAACTGTGTGAAAAGCTCGAAAACAACCCGGCGCTGAATGAAGCCATCAGCAGGCAGGATGCCGTCGCCTCTCAGCAAATCGTCAATGACGTGATGCTGGCGCAATAAAAGCGACCGCCACAGCGCGAGTCGCTGTGATAACCATAAAAATAACAATCCGAAGGCCAGATGATGAAAAAACTCTTACTGTCTGTACTCACCTCTACACTG from Rahnella sikkimica encodes the following:
- a CDS encoding pyrroline-5-carboxylate reductase family protein — encoded protein: MSQIHFVGAGQMAEAIIRAAQKRGAVSASQITLADIDDGRIATLRDRYQLTSALNDSEALAAADYIVIGVRPQDDIDGVARHICQYASPQATVISIIAGVTLERLGAQFGTTRPIVRTIPNTLTDTGFGYSGVVFNAHVKPEPLMPFLESFGKVMLLEERLIDIFTGFAVAGVNYVYYFIESLTDAGVLSGLSRPQASKVVWENLIGGVEMLKTSGLHPRQLMDINNSPAGVGINGLYELNNSDFAAGLQRSVMTAVRRTTELSGSKPA
- a CDS encoding methyl-accepting chemotaxis protein; this translates as MLKTIRSRIITACIAIVVCSLVINTFLSYTVADKYNSQATDTTLNALTSSHTQGISDWVSAKTGMIASLQQVALTEDPVPVLKQISAAGGFTNVYVGYANKTAKFADPTGVPSDYDPTGRPWYKQAAEAGHPVATPPYVDSGTGKLVVTFAVPVMDGGTLKAIVAGDVSMDSVVNNVNTIHPTPGSFGMLVDKSGVIIAHPDDKLALKPFSSLAEGVNLQDLFAAKTPVDIQLSGVTKRVRALPVAGTEWYTLVLQDKSESTAGMRSLLTSSVITLFVIVLISAAVIGLIITKSFHRLSVVRDTLNAISSGEDDLTQRLPTDGHDEVTQIARAFNTFVDKLSKVMSEIRTTSESVKIAADEIAAGNNDLSGRTESAAASLQQTAASLEQITATVSQSASSAKQASATARSASEAATRGDEVVTKVITTMESIESASSKIGDITGVIDGIAFQTNILALNAAVEAARAGEQGRGFAVVASEVRSLAQRSAQAAKEIKVLIESTVTSVASGSAQVRLASDSMSEIVSNVSNVSSVMMEITHASEEQMLSIHEINKAITQLDGMVQQNAAMVQESTGAASALQEQATGLALAVGHFRV
- a CDS encoding TIM barrel protein, whose translation is MSELKFATRLNSFASGAYLYWPELKGKPSVLQMIERAATVKGLTHLDLNYPQHMTDDVKTMRQKIEEVGLAVNGMQMRWDAPEFKIGAFTNPDPKIRRQAIELTKRGIDAGREFGASIMTLWMGQDGFDYCFQADYKKMWEDAVSAVREVAEYAPDIDVSIEYKPNEPRAYSIFPNATTCLLAVEEAGCKNLGITLDFAHVLFANEVPAFAAAMVARRSRLLGLDLNDGWGKRDDGLMVGSVNPRATLEFLLQMKRDGYKGAYYFDTFPDASGLDPVREAETNIATVIRLLKLCEKLENNPALNEAISRQDAVASQQIVNDVMLAQ